The DNA window TCCACTTTCAGATTTGCGGCGATTGCCACCTGATGAACTTCGGCGGCTTCGCAACGCCGGAGCGCGCACTGGCGTTCGACATCAACGATTTCGACGAAACCGCCGTCGGTCCGTGGGAGTGGGACCTCAAGCGGCTCGCGGCGAGTCTTTACATTGCAGTGCGGCATCTCGGCCACGGCGACAAACTGGCCGACGAAGTCGTCTCGATCGTCGCACAAAGCTATCAGCGGTGGACCTCGACCTATTCGGCGCTGAGCCCGCTCGAACTCTGGTACGAACTCATCACGTTCGATCGCCTCGAACAGACTTCGACTTCGGAAGATGCGCGCGTTCATATCCGCAGCGGCATCGAAAGAGCGTCGCGCCGCACGCACGAGACGATGCTGCCGAAGCTTGCCAGTCACCGAAACGGGGTTTGGCAGATTCGCGATACGCCACCAGGCGTGTTTCACGTCCACGGAAAAAACACCCTCTTCACGCACGACGACGACTGGCTGGGTCTCGGCGAATGGCCCAAGCTGATGGCGCCAATCTACCGTCATTATCTGAAGTCACTCGGACCGGTGCGCTGCAATCTGCTCGCGCATTTCTCGATGCAGGACGTTGCGTTCAAGGTTGTCGGCGTCGGCAGCGTGGGAACGCGGTGCCTGATCCTGTTGATGGTCGATCCTCATGAGAAGCCATTGTTCATCCAGTTCAAGGAAGCGTCGACCTCAGTCGTATCACGGTATTTCGAAGCGCCTGTGTCGAAACATCAGGGCCAGCGTGTGGTGCATGGCCAGCGTCTGATGCAGGGCGCGAGCGATCCGTTCCTCGGCTGGACTACCGGTCCGTTCGGACGGCACATTTACGGGCG is part of the Paraburkholderia fungorum genome and encodes:
- a CDS encoding DUF2252 domain-containing protein; translated protein: MTPSDSLEERRAIGRSARKNTPRSAHAKIGNTDRDPVQLLRENSQGRVEALIPLRYGRMLASPFTFYRGSAIIQAHDLATTANSGFHFQICGDCHLMNFGGFATPERALAFDINDFDETAVGPWEWDLKRLAASLYIAVRHLGHGDKLADEVVSIVAQSYQRWTSTYSALSPLELWYELITFDRLEQTSTSEDARVHIRSGIERASRRTHETMLPKLASHRNGVWQIRDTPPGVFHVHGKNTLFTHDDDWLGLGEWPKLMAPIYRHYLKSLGPVRCNLLAHFSMQDVAFKVVGVGSVGTRCLILLMVDPHEKPLFIQFKEASTSVVSRYFEAPVSKHQGQRVVHGQRLMQGASDPFLGWTTGPFGRHIYGRQLRDMKVSATLELFSKETFREYAGLCGWVLARAHAKAGGQATEVAAYLGNGDQMTEALVGYSRAYADQVERDYEVFRDACRSGRLEARTDADMAADFVA